DNA from Evansella sp. LMS18:
AAGGAGTCCCGGGTGGTACACCATGGGAGGGAAGCCCTGTACCCGGGGAGTTTGGCATTCTGGGGCTGGGGCCTGTGCAGCTGACTGTTTCCCGGCCGGAACGGACTGCGAAAGTACTTACAGAGATTCTTGGGTTTCGGGAGACAGGAAGTATCTCTGCAGAAGGTGCTGAAGAAAAAAATATACGTGTCTTTCACACAGGGGAAGGAGGCACCGGAGCAGAAGTACAATTGATCGAAGAGGCGGATAAACCACGGGAACGCCCTGGCAGGGGAAGTGTCCATCATGTAGCTTTCAGGGTGGAATCAGAAGCTGAACTGAGAAAATGGACGGAATTTATTACTGAAGCAGGCTTTTCCAATTCCGGTTTTGTGGAGCGTTATTATTTCAAATCCTTGTATTTCCGTGAGCCGAATGGGATTTTGATTGAACTGGCTACCGACGGGCCGGGCTTTGAAAGTGATGAATCATTTGAAGAGCTAGGTGAGAACCTTGCTTTGCCTCCTTTTCTTGAGAGCAGAAGGGAAGAAATTGAAAAAAGCCTGAAGCCCCTCAACACAAAACAATAAACTATCTGCAACGTGTTTCTTCCCTTTCCCCCTATGTTTGCGGGGATCTGCAAACGGGAAATTGAGTTTTACATTACAGACTAAGGGAGGACTACCCGCCAGGTATGCGAATATTAATATACATCATTAATTTTATATTAGGAGTTATTCAGTTCCTTCTTGGAATAAGGATTGTACTTCAGTTGTTTAATGCGAATGAAGAGGCGCCGTTTGTGCAGTGGATATTTGAAAACAGCGCTCCTCTTCTGGAGCCATTTGCCAATATTTTTCCGGTCATACAGTTGGACGGAAGATTTGAACTGGACTTGACGGCACTTTTTGCAATATTTATTTATTCCATTGCAGGCTATTTCCTGATGCAGATCATCGGAATGATTGGAGGAGGGAGAAGGAGGTAGCTATTTCCTTTTCCTTCCGGTTTATCCCGATTGGTTCAACTAACAATCAGTGGGGGATGAACAAATCCGCCACTGATTGAAGGTTCACTTTATATTACATAATGGAGGTTTATTATATGGAAAGCAGAGCAGCCGACCTTGTCCAAAAACAGCTTGATGCTTATAACGCACAAAATCTTGAGGAGTTTTTAAGTGTATACAGTGAAGATGTGGAAATCCGTGATTTTCCGTCAAATAACCTTGTCTATAAGGGTATCGATAAGATGAGGGAAAGATACGGGAAACTTTTCAAAGACAATCCTCAGCAGCATGCCCAGCTTCTCGGAAGGATCGAGCAGGAAAACTTTGTTATCGACCACGAAAAGGTGACAGGGAGATCGAATGGAAAGGAAGTTTTTGCGATAGCTATGTATGAAACGGATGGTGCACATATTACGAAAGTCTGGTTCAAAAAGTAGGCTGGTAATTCCTTTTTTTTTTGCATTGGATGTTGCATACTTGTCGCGAAGAAGCTATTGATTCAAATACGGGTGTAGCAGATGGTAACATAACGCTCCACACTATTGGGCTGTCTCTGTAAACAGAGGCAGTTTTTTGGTGTGTGAAAATCGAAACTCGATGTGACTCTGTAATACAGCCTTTTCAGGTAATCAGTACCATGTATGAATACAGGAAACCATGCCATCTTATAAGTGTATAACTGCCTTTTAATTCAGGCGCTGTTAAATCCTGTTGCAGTTCCGGAGCAAAATAGTAAACGCTATAAATAAATACAAACCTAAATATGTCGTAATGCAAGGAGATGAGACAGCTTTTGGCCAAAGAAAAGAGTAAGGGACTCGTAATTCTGGCAATAGGATCCATCCCGCTTATAATGACTCTTGGGAATTCCATGTTAATACCTATTCTGCCGCAAATGCAGTCAGAATTAGGAATAAGCGCTTTTCAGGCGAGTTTAACAATAACAGTTTTTTCGGTATCTGCAGCAATTTTCATTCCGGTCTTAGGGTATTTATCTGACCGCATATCAAGAAAAGCTATCATAGTTCCAGCATTATTCCTATACGGCACAGGAGGACTTCTTGCCGGCCTTGCAGCTGCCTGGTTCGCCAACCCATATACGTGGATTATTGCCGGAAGGACAATGCAGGGAATTGGTGCAGCAGGCACTGCGCCGATAGCTATGGCTCTGACAGGGGATTTATTCAAAGGGGGGGCGCAGAGTAAAGTACTCGGTCTGGTCGAAGCATCAAACGGGTTTGGAAAAGTTCTCTCCCCGATAGCAGGGTCGCTTCTGGCGCTAATTGTCTGGTACGGCCCATTTTTAGGATTTCCTGTTTTTTGCCTGATCTCTATATTATTGACGATGTTTTTTATAAGAGAGAGGAAAAAGAAGAAAACACCGCCCCCTTTCGGAAAGTATATGCATGGACTGCTGACTGTGTTTAAGCATGAAGGCCGGTGGCTTTTTACTGCGTATCTTGCCGGGGCAGTGTGCCTGCTTACATTATTCGGAATCTTATTTTACCTGTCTGATACACTGGAAACCCAGTATGACATAAGGGGAGTCCTCAAAGGATTTGTCCTCGCAGTTCCCCTTTTGTTCATGATGACTACTTCCTATATAACAGGGAGCAAAATCGGAAAAATTATGAAGCGTATGAAATTGATGATTCTTATAGGATTCCTGCTGATGACTATTTCATTTGCGTCTCTTGTTTTCTTTACAAAGCTGGTTCCGTTTATTGCTGTCCTTGTGATCAGCAGCATTGGTACAGGGCTGGTGCTTCCGTGCCTGAACAGTCTGATTACAGGTTCTGTCGGAAAAGCGAGAAGAGGGTTTGTTACGTCGTTATATGGTTCCGTCCGTTTTCTCGGTGTTGCGGCAGGTCCGCCTATTTACGGCTGGCTGATGGGCTGGTCCAGAACAGGGATGTTTCTCATAACGGCCGGCTTGACTTTAAGTATAGGATTGCTTTGCCTCTTGCTTATACACGTAAAAGATCCAAAGGAGCAGGAAAAAGACGATTCCGGCTCCGTCTTTACAAAACTCCAGGTTACTACAGAATAATAAGGAGGGAATTGGAGTGCAAATTTATTTTTCACCAGAATTTTTCAAACCTGAAGCACAAGTTCTGAATGTGGTAACAGATGCAAACAAGCCAGTAGGCTATCTGGCGTTTTTAATGGACGAAAAAAAAATGTATGTGTACGGGCTACTGCAGGAGGAAGGTGTGACGGAAGACTTTAAGGATCTTGTGACACCGTACATTCAGGGACTGGCAAAACTTCAGCCTGATATGGAAGTCCTGTCCTATATATCTGTCGGCGGGAAAAAAATCGAGGTGGAAACGGAAAAAGAATAACATTAAATGTGGTTTGGGCGAATATCATATCCTAGCTTTTAGAATGGAGGCTGGGATATGGAATTCATCTGGCATGTATTTGAATTTTACCACATTATTATTCTTGTCCTCGGCTTATTTTTAGGTATTTTAATCGGGGCCCTTCCTGGATTGACTCCAACGATGGGAGTCGCTTTAATGATTCCTTTCACGTTCTCCCTTGGGGCGGCGGACGGACTTATTCTCCTGGGAGGCATTTACTGCGGCAGTGTATTTGGCGGATCCATTCCGGCAATCTTATTCAACGTGCCAGGGGCACCTGCTTCCGTCGCGACCACTTTTGATGGTTATCCTATGGCACAGCAGGGCAAAGCCGGGAAAGCATTAGAACTGGCGGTAATTTCATCGGTTGCAGGCGGCTTGTTCGGGATGTTTCTGCTTATCTTCTTCGCACCATTTTTCACAAAATTCTCTCTGCAATTCGGACCTGCGGAGACGTTTTGGATAGCCGTCTTCGGAATCACAGTTATTGCGGCTATCTCTGATGGGTCAGTGGGGAAAAACCTGATCGGCGGGGCAGTCGGCATACTTTTGTCTTTTATAGGGATTAGTACTGTAACAGGCACAGCAAGGTTTACGTTAGGCTTTGACGGGCTGGTCGGAGGTTTGCATATCGTAGCCGTTTTAATAGGCCTGTTTGCCTTTCCGCAGGCATTAAGGCTTATTGAATCACTGCCTCGCAGAGAAAAACTCATGAGAGCAGATGCTTCCAGGGGTAAATCAACATTAAGCCAGTCGTTCGCTGATGTGTTTAAACGTCCAAAATCCGTCACTATCGGAAGCGGGATTGGTGCTCTGATTGGAATAATACCTGGTGCTGGCGGAAACATCGCCAGTATACTCGCCTATAATGAAGCGAAACGTTTTTCAAAAGATAAATCAAGATTCGGCAAAGGTGAAGCAAAAGGAGTTATCGCCGCCGAAAGTGCGAATAACGCGATGGTAGGAGCTTCGTTAATACCTCTCCTTACTCTTGGCATCCCCGGTTCGCCAACCGCGGCAATATTTCTTGGAGGACTCCTGATTCATGGTATCTGGCCCGGGAGAAACCTGTTTATTGACAATGCAGAAACAGCCTATGTGTTTTTATACAGTATGGTAGCTGCCCAGTTTGTACTGCTTTTTTTAGGGCTTCTGATGATAAAATATATGACACGGCTTACGAGTATTCCGGCATACTTCATGGCACCTGTGATATTATCATTTTCAATCATTGGCGCGTACACCACCCAGAACAGTGTTTTTGATATATATACAGTAGTAGTGATCGGCTGCCTTATGTTTCTTTTTCAAAAGTTTAAATTTTCGCCAGCACCAGTGGCTCTCGGGTTTATACTGGGCTCCATCGCGGAAGAAGGTTTTCTGCAGGGGCTTCAGGTAGGCAGTGCAAGAGGCTCGTCCTTTTTCTACTTTTTTTCCGGAGGCTGGAATATTGCCTTGTTCTGCTTAGTTGTTCTGACCATTGCCATTTCTGTTGTGCAGGGCTGGAAGAACAAAGAGAAAGTGACAGCGCGTTTTTCTATTAAAAAAATCTTGTCTGCTGCTGCTCTTTGCTGGATAGCTGCAGGCTCCTTAGCTGCTTTGTCCCTGTTATACTTAAACAGTCTTGTGTTTGAACTAAGAATATTTCCTCAAATTATCTTATTTGTCCTTATTGTATTAATTGGGGCTGAAGTAATTAAAGCGCTTCAGGATAGAGAAGCAGGGGAGATCACATCAGGGGAAAGGCGTCTGTCTGAACGGGCAGTCCTTATAGTGATTCTTATTGTGACTGCTGTATCTCTTTTAACGAATGTCCTGGGTTATTATTTGCAGGTGTTCATTTTAATGGTTAGCGTGCCGTTAGCAGTTTACTTGAAAAAATGGAACGGTATCTCCATCAAAAAGATTTTCCTCCTTGCAGTTGTTTTCACCCTAATTTTATATGTGGTTTTTACCCTTATTCTTAAAGTACCTTTGCCAGTCTTTCCTTCATGGTAGGGAGAGAAGAGTAATGGAAAACAGCCGGCAGGAGGAATATTCTGCCGGCTGCTGTTTTAATCTATAACTCCAATAGATTTTAACAACTCATTATAAGTTTCCGTGCGAACCTTCATATCCTCCATTACTTCTTCTCTGGTTAAAATCAGCATGTCTGCGCCTGCCTGTTCCATCTCTGCGAGAAAGTCTTCATCTTCCAGAATGTTCATAAAAGCTTCTTCCAGCTTTTTAATGACATCCTCAGGTGTTCCTTCCCTCGCTGCAATGCCCCGGTCGGTACTCATGTTCACTTCCGGATAGCCCAGTTCTGCAAATGTAGGTATATCAGGTGCGAAGGTGTGGCGTTCTTCGGTCGCTATCGCTAAAGGGATCACTTCGTCCCCGAGACGGTATATATCAGACAGATTTCCGGAAACTACATCTGTATGGCCGCCCAGCACTGACGCGATAGCATCAGCGGCTCCTTGAAAAGGAACCGATTCAAGCTCAATCCCGGCTGAATCCTCAAGGAGCAAGGTGGCAAGATGCTGCCCCACATACATTCCGGCGTTTCCTACAGTTATTGAGCCTGGCGTATCCTCCGCTTTTTTGATCAGTTCTTCCAGGTTTGTAATCTCACTGTCCTTCGGAACCGCGAAAACAGTAGGATCACCGCCCCAGTTTACAAGGGGTTCAAATGTGTCCAGTTCGAAAGTGGTATCACTCACAAGAGGCTGTGTAATGATATGAGGCAGATTATAGGCCGCAAGAGTATAGCCATCAGGGGCTACGGAAGCAAAAGAGTTCCACCCCACCTGTCCTCCGCCGCCAGGTTTATTTACAATAACCAGTTCCTGGCCTAAGTATTCCTGAGCATACTTCGAAATGATTCTCGCCTGTGTGTCGGTGGCAGCTCCTGGAGAAAAGGCTACAATCAGCTGAATGCTTTTCTCAGGAAACTGGTCATCAGCAGAATCGGAAGAGCAGGAAGCCAAGGTGAGTAACAGAAGACAAGCAAGTATCGAGGAAAAATAAAGCTTTACCCGTTTTTCCATTGTCTTACCGCCTTTCATTTTTTATGGATACATCTAAAACATATGCGGCAAGACGAAAAAGAAGAGATAGTTTAATTGAGAAACTTTTGCGACATCCAGAAGCTTTTCTTTGCGGGATGAAATAAAAAAAAGACTGGTCAAAGGTAAGTATAATTTTTGATAAAAAGAATGATACATTCATTTGGCGTAGGAAATATACGACTGTCTCTTCCTCTGCGAGCATTGCTTTGAAGGGTATCCGTCGAGACAAATCGACGCATTTGCGAAGAAGCTCATGCTCTTTCCTGCGGGAATAGCATGAGCCGAAGACCCCGCAGGTTGGTTTTTACCGAGGAGGCTGAGGCCATGCCCGCGGAACGCGAAGTATATTTCCGGAGCGGTGCGTACGCTCCTGTTTTGATATACGTTCGTTTTTTCTTTTAAATATACTTTTATCTATGCGTCATATTTCTTTATTTCTTTCTCCAGGCCACGGAAGCCGGTAAGTGAGTTACCTTTCTGATCCTCGGGTGGACTTCAATTTTAAAAACAATATCAACAATATGAGTGGAAATCCACTGTGAAGTGATTGCGAGAAGAATGATCATCCAGTCGATGACAGAAGCGGTGAGTATAAATATGGATCCGTTTAATAACAACAAAGGCCGTCCTGGAGGGATATCCCGGTATTTTGAAAAGAGAAGGGCAATAACACCCATCCCGCCGTTTGATACACCTTGTCTGAGAAGTATGCCAATCCCAAAACCAAGTATGACTGAACCAATTATTAAGTCAAACCACAGGTTCATAGAGGGCATTGGGAGAGTCACTGTGAAAAAGTGTATGCTCAGAGAGGTAATGGAAATGCCGTACATTGTACCAAGTGCACTTGCATTGCCCAGCCAGTATACAGCGACCACAAGGAGTGAAAAGTTAACGAACCATAAAGCAAAGCTAAGGGGGATGTTAAACCAGTAATTCAGCAGCACAGCAAGGCCGCCTGCACCTCCGGAAGGAATAGAGTTAGGGAAGAGAAACATAGCCATGGCAAACCCCTGTATCGCTGCTCCGCAAGTGACCAGCAGATAAGATCTAACTGAACTGCGCACTGCGGCCTCTTTTTCTGTTAGTCTTCACAGGATTTATAAAAAATGAGCCATTCATCCCCATTGAAATCTACTCCCCGTATCTTGTCCTGTTATTATTCTACTTGTCCAGTGAATATTTTATGTGAGAATCTTTTTCGCTTTGATGATAATAGCTGAATGTCCGAAAGTTTCTTGCTTGTGTGGACAGCAGGCTTTTCAGGAAACGGAAAAAACTGCGGGGAAGCCTCTCCCGCAGTTTTATGCTTCTCTTACATGCCCTTCCAGTACATCGATATTACTTTGACGCATTGTGTGGAGAGTAAACAGATCTTTTGGAACCTCGTAAAGATTGAATTTTTTACTCCCCTGGTTAATTTCCTCAAATAATGCTTTTCGCGTTTCGTTAGCATTAATGGCATAAGGAAGTTTTTCCGCCGCTTTGTTAGAACGGAGATTTTCTTTTCTGATTTTCATATAAACGGTTTCGATCCCAAGCTCATAAAAAAGTTCAGCAAAAAATAAATCTTTCGCACGAGTATTAAAACCCATTCCGTGATATGGCTTGCCAATCCATGTGCCGAGGAAACCGGCCTTGTTATCGATATCGAACAGGCTGATGGTGCCTGCAGGAATGCCCCAATCGTCGAGGATTGTCCTGGATATAATCAATCCTTGCTCTTCAGCCTCAATTGTATGTTTTGAAATAAATAAAAACTCTTCATAAGAATCGGCTTTCTGGCGCACAAAAGGGAAGACATCGGGATGCACCATTAAGTCATAAAGAACATGACAGTCCTGCAAGTCACGTTTTTTCAGCATAGCTATTCCTCCAGTTAAGGGCAGAAATGCAACGGAAATAAACAGCGGATTTCCACCCTCGAAATTTTTTAACGTACAAAAATTTCGGGGTGGGAATCGAACCCACTAGAACCAGTAATGCTGGTGGCGCACCATTTGCCTTCCCATAAACAGCGATTCAGCGTTCGTGTGAACCTCTGTTATATAAGACTAATTAAGTTTTTGGTAAAAAATGTTGATTTAAAAGAATTCTCAAGATTGAAGGTAAAAGCGCGAGACTGTCTCTTCCTCTTCCCGATTAGCTCCGTAGAATATACGTCGAGACAAATCGGAGCATTTGCGGAGAAGCGATGCTCTTGCCGGTCGGGAATAGCATTAGCCACGAGCATAGCATCTTGAATATACTACGAGTTGTCTCGACGGATGCAGCTTCAGAGCGATACTAGTAGAGGAAGAGACAGTTATCCCGCAGGGACGAGCGACACTTCATGAATCCGCTGCGAGTTGTCTCGACATATCAACTACAAAGCAAAACTAGCAGAGGAAGAGACACATCTTTTTTCCCCAGGAAGCTGAGGCAATGCCCGAGGCAAGCGAGCGTCTTTTAGCGCAAATCAATACTTAAATTTCATCTCACATTACGTATAATACAAAAATTTTATCCAAAAGGGAACTGTTTTTTTCTGTCAGCTTATAAAATATTTTTCTGTGTTTTGAGAGGTGTGGAAGCATCCTGCCCTGGGAAAAAGTAAACAGAAAGGATATAAAAGCCGTAGATGAGAAAAAAGCGTTTTCTTCTTCAAATTTTCACGAAAATTCGCTATAGTTGATATGGTACGAAATTAGGAAGGTGGATTGCGATGAGCATAACAGATGCACTTCATCAGCAGGAGGAAACAATCCCTTTTTCTGTTGAAGAGAAGTTTCGCTTGAAAAAGCTTGAGGATAAACAAAAAGAAAAGATATTCGAGGTGGCATTCTGCGGCCACTTTTCAGCAGGTAAATCAACTATTTTAAATAAACTTCTGGGAGCAGAGGTGCTGCCCACAAGCCCGATTCCGACCAGCGCTAACATTATCAGGATATCGAATGGTGAGCTGGGGCTCAAGGTTCAATCCGAGGAAGAAAAGGAAAAATCCTGGGAAGGAGAGATTCCATGGAACCAGGTTCGGGAGTGGGGGATGAACGGGAATGATATCTCCGGGATGACGATAACAGCTCCTCTGCCATTCCTTGGGGAGCACAGCGCCATCCTTGATACACCAGGGGTGGACTCCACTGATGAAACTCATGAGGCAGTCACCCTGGAACAGCTGTATACGACAGACGTGATTGTTTATGCGATGGATTATAATCATGTGCAGTCTGAAACGAATCTATATTTCCTGAAACAGCTGAGCACAGAGAAAAAGCCTGTGTATATTTTAATTAACCAGGTTGATAAGCATAATGAAAACGAAATTCCGTTTTCAGTATTTAAACAGTCGGTTAAAGACGTATTCAGCCGCTGGGAAATCGATTACCTAGATTTGTTCTTTACAACGATGAAAGAGCCGGACCACCGTCTGAATGAATTTCCCCGATTTGAAAAAACGATAAAGTCACTGCTCTATAATAGTGGCGGACTTCTTGAAGGCTCCAGGTCCAGGCTGGAACAAGGTTTTTTCAGTGCTGTGGAAAACCGTCTGCAGGAAGAGGAGCAGGAGCGGAAAGATACGATAATCTCAGAAATGGAAGAGAGAGGTTTCAGAGCGGAACAGTTATCTGAGAAAGAAGGCCTCATGCAGGAACTTGAAACGGTGAGGAATTATGAAGAGCAGCTGGAAGAGGGCTTTGAAGAAGAAATCGGGAGACTCTTCAAAAATGTAACCTTATTCCCGTATTCCACTACTGAGCTGGCAAGGAACTGGATCGAGAGTATTCAGCCTGGTTTTAAAGTTGGCTTGTTGTTCTCCGGAAAGAAAACGAAAGAGGAGCAGGAGAGCCGCCTTGGAAAACTGACAGCAGATCTCCAGGATAAGGTGAAGACTCAGCTATTATTCCACCTACAGTCATATTACCGTACGGTTGACAGGACAAAGCTTTCCAATGTGGAAGAATTCGAAAAAGCCATTGATGAACTGGATTATGAAGTGACCCCTGAATTACTAACGTCCAATGTTAAGACAGGGCATTCCAGCAGAGATTACGTATTTACTTTTACAGGCGAGATCACCACGCTTATTATCCGGGATCTCAGAGGTAAAGCACAGAATCTCCTCAATATTCAGCTCAAGGGTATGAAGGATTATTACGCCAGAAGAGAACAGGAGCTTACCACAAAACTAAAGGAATTTGAGGAACTGGAAGAATACCAGGTAAAGCTTGATGAACTGTCTGCACACTATAATGAGCAGTTGAAAGTTGTAAGGGAGAAGCTGGGGGAATACCCTTCCAGCCGCTTTTTCACAGACCAGCTTCGTGATACGGAGAAAAATGGCTTTCCAGATAACTCTTTTAATGGCTTTGAAAATATAGTACTGCCTGAAGAAAGTGTTATTGAAACAGACTGGTCTGAAGTGTCTGAAGTTAGTTCTGTGGATTTTTCGGAAGAAGAGACTGCCAAGTGGCTTGGAAATATAAAAGATGTTCTTCAGAAAAACGATGGGAGAAAGCTGCTCAGCCAGGAACGTGGAAATCTGTTGAAACGAATAGACCGATATGAAAATCAGCGTTTTATCGTTTCTTTATTCGGTGCGTTCAGTGCTGGAAAGTCCAGCTTTGCGAACGCATTGATTGGCGAAGAGGTGCTGCCGGTTTCGCCAAACCCAACGACTGCGACAGTAAACACGGTGGAAAAATCCACTGAGGAAAATAAGCACGGCACAGCTTTAGTTTATATTAAATCAGAAAAAGCGTTAAATGAAGAGATAGGCAAGGTCAGCGGCCAGCTTGATGCTGATCTGGACATTAATTCTCTTAAGAGCTGGAAGGCAAACATTAAGGATTATTTTTCAAGTATGCAAAGAACGTACGCTGAGTATTTGATGACAATCAAGGAAAGTCTTTCAGTCTCACCTTGGAAACTGGGAGGAAGCTTTTCAGTACCGGTTTCTGAAATGCAGAATCTTGTTGCTGATGAAAGCAAAGCGTGTCTAATTGATAAAGTGAACATTTTTTATGACTGCCCGGTAACCGAACAGGGTATTGTGCTCGTTGACACCCCGGGAGTTAACTCCATCCATGGGCGGCATACAAATGTAGCATTTCAGCAAATGCGGCAGTCGGATGCGATCTTTTATTTAACGTATTATAATCACGCTTTTTCTAAGGCAGATGAGTACTTCCTTCAGCAAATGGGAAAAGTGAACGAAAGTTTCGGCAGCGATAAGCTGTATTTCGTAATCAATGCATCAGACCTTGCGGGAAGCCCAGGGGAGCTGAACGGAGTAAGAAAACATGTGCACGACCAGCTTGTCCGGAACGGGATCGATAAGCCGCGGCTGTATCATCTTTCAAGCAGGGAAGGTCTGAAGGCTAAAAAGAAAAATAGCGAAGAGAAGACGGATTTTTCTTATTTCGAAAAGTCATTCTATGACCATACAATTATAGAGCTTAAGCAGCTCAGCCAGAAGATGATCCGGCATGAGCTCCAGCAGCTGTCTGATAAGGCAAATGACAGTTTAGCGTTTATGAGATCAGAGGAGAAAGAACAGAAACAAAAGCACGAGGAGCTGAAGGATAAAGTTGCAGCGGAGCGGGAACGTGTCGGAAAAGTTTCGTTCACTGACGCTTCGAGGGATGTTCTGCAGGAATTTGATCAGCTTGTTGTATACTTGCGGGATCGGATGAAGTACGTTCTGAATGACTATTATTCAACGGCTGTCAATGTCACTGTGCTGACTGGCGACACGAAGAAAGAACTGCAGGACCAGCTCAAAGGCGCAATTAACGATTGGAAGGGACAGGGCGAATATTTCCTGAAGCAGGAGCTTGAGGCCACACTCATCCGGATTGAAGAAAAACTGAAACGCCGTACGGAAGAATGGATTACCTATCAGGCACAGGAAATGAAACAGGAGCTTCCGTACCTTTATTGTGACAATGAGGTGGAGATTGAGCCTGTGGAATTAAATGAAGTGAATAACAAAATTGCTGTTCGTGCCGGCGAATTTACTGGTTATGTAAAATCCAAAAAAGACTTTTTTGAAAACGGAAAAGTCAAAGAGCTAAAGGAAGTTCTTGTATCAGCTGGTGCAGAAGCAGCTGCAGAAACGGTCATGGAA
Protein-coding regions in this window:
- a CDS encoding dynamin family protein — its product is MSITDALHQQEETIPFSVEEKFRLKKLEDKQKEKIFEVAFCGHFSAGKSTILNKLLGAEVLPTSPIPTSANIIRISNGELGLKVQSEEEKEKSWEGEIPWNQVREWGMNGNDISGMTITAPLPFLGEHSAILDTPGVDSTDETHEAVTLEQLYTTDVIVYAMDYNHVQSETNLYFLKQLSTEKKPVYILINQVDKHNENEIPFSVFKQSVKDVFSRWEIDYLDLFFTTMKEPDHRLNEFPRFEKTIKSLLYNSGGLLEGSRSRLEQGFFSAVENRLQEEEQERKDTIISEMEERGFRAEQLSEKEGLMQELETVRNYEEQLEEGFEEEIGRLFKNVTLFPYSTTELARNWIESIQPGFKVGLLFSGKKTKEEQESRLGKLTADLQDKVKTQLLFHLQSYYRTVDRTKLSNVEEFEKAIDELDYEVTPELLTSNVKTGHSSRDYVFTFTGEITTLIIRDLRGKAQNLLNIQLKGMKDYYARREQELTTKLKEFEELEEYQVKLDELSAHYNEQLKVVREKLGEYPSSRFFTDQLRDTEKNGFPDNSFNGFENIVLPEESVIETDWSEVSEVSSVDFSEEETAKWLGNIKDVLQKNDGRKLLSQERGNLLKRIDRYENQRFIVSLFGAFSAGKSSFANALIGEEVLPVSPNPTTATVNTVEKSTEENKHGTALVYIKSEKALNEEIGKVSGQLDADLDINSLKSWKANIKDYFSSMQRTYAEYLMTIKESLSVSPWKLGGSFSVPVSEMQNLVADESKACLIDKVNIFYDCPVTEQGIVLVDTPGVNSIHGRHTNVAFQQMRQSDAIFYLTYYNHAFSKADEYFLQQMGKVNESFGSDKLYFVINASDLAGSPGELNGVRKHVHDQLVRNGIDKPRLYHLSSREGLKAKKKNSEEKTDFSYFEKSFYDHTIIELKQLSQKMIRHELQQLSDKANDSLAFMRSEEKEQKQKHEELKDKVAAERERVGKVSFTDASRDVLQEFDQLVVYLRDRMKYVLNDYYSTAVNVTVLTGDTKKELQDQLKGAINDWKGQGEYFLKQELEATLIRIEEKLKRRTEEWITYQAQEMKQELPYLYCDNEVEIEPVELNEVNNKIAVRAGEFTGYVKSKKDFFENGKVKELKEVLVSAGAEAAAETVMESAEKIKVRVQGRLQEVEKEVRIRLTSAAENELERFEVMFDKEEEESLEREAEELKKYVV